Below is a window of Chthonomonadales bacterium DNA.
CCAAGGGCAAGCCATCACATCGAGCCGGCACTCGCGCCTGGCTCTTCGCACAAAGGTAGGCGCAGTCGGCCCCCGCGCCCCCGCGTCTCGCTACCTACTGCGAGCAAGGGCGCGGGGGCAGTGGGGGACGGCGCGCCGGGGACACTGACCACCCGCGGACATTATCGCTGAGCAATATCGGGACATTATCGCTGAGCAGGAACATCGCGCCCGAGGAGGAACATCGCGCCCGAGGAGCACCCGAGGAGCAGCGAGTGAGGTGAGCAGGCAGTGCAGGCTCATCCGGCGGGCTTCGGGCGTACAAGCGCCTCGGCAGCCAGCGGCTGTCCTGTCGCCCGACGCTGAAGCGAGCGCCGCAAGCGACGCACTCGCTCGCCTTCGGAGTCCCGCGGCAGGGGCGGGGCGGCCCCGCCCGTTGGTTGCGCTCCCCGGCCGCAGCCCGGCGTGCTATAATGGCGTGGTCGGCCCCTCACGGGCCGAAGGCTGTCCGGGAGGAGCTCCGCATGGCGCTAACGCCCGACGATGTGCGCAAGGTGGCCCTCCTGGCGCGCCTGGAGTTGGATGACGACGAGATCGAGCGCCAGAGCCGCCGCATCAACGAGCTCATGGCGCGCTTCGAGGCGCTCCAGCAGATCGACGTGACCGGCGTCGAGCCCACCTTCCAGAGCGTTCCGATGTGCAACGTGCTGCGCGAGGACGAGCCCCGCCCCTCGCTTCACCGGGAGGAGTTGCTCGCTAACGCCCCGGAGTCGCGCGACGGTCTCTTCATCGTTCCCCGCATCCTCGGCGACTGATGATCCGGAGTTCGCGAACGCCATGGCCGACCTGCACAACCTCACGGCTCGCGCGCTCGGGGCGCTGATCGCCGGGCGTCAGGTGAGCGCGCGCGAGGCCGCGGAGGCGTTCCTGGCGCGGATCGAGGTCGCCGACCCAGGCATACATGCCTTCCTCACCGTGACCCGCGAGCACGCCCTGGCCGACGCGGCGGCGATAGACGCGCGTCTGAAGGCCGGGGAGCGCCCTGGACCTCTGGCCGGCGTGCCGGTCGCCCTGAAGGACGTGCTGTGTACGCGCGGCATCCGCACGACCTGCGGCTCGCGCATCCTTGAGCGCTTCGTCCCGCCCTACGACGCCACCGTCGCGGCGCGGCTCGCGGCCGTCGGCACGATCCTCCTCGGCAAGGCCAACTGCGATGAGTTCGCGATGGGCTCATCAACTGAGAACAGCGCCTTCGGTCCGACGCGCAACCCGTGGGATCCCGAGCGCGTGCCGGGGGGCTCGTCGGGTGGATCCGCCGCGGCCGTCGCCGCGCGCGAGGCACCCATCGCGCTGGGCACCGACACCGGCGGGTCCATCCGGCAGCCGGCGGCGCTGTGCGGTGTCGTCGGGCTCAAACCCACCTACGGGCGCGTGAGCCGCTGGGGTCTGGTGGCCTACGCCTCCTCGCTCGACCAGGTCGGGCCGCTGACGCGCACCGTGGAGGACGCGGCGCTGACGCTCAACGCGATCGCGGGGCGCGACCCGCTCGACAGCACCTCCGCGGACCTGCCCGTACCGGACTACACACAGGCGTGCCGCGCCGAGGTGCGAGGTCTGCGCCTGGGCGTGCCGAGCGAGTTCCTGGGCGGGGAAGTCGACCCCACGGTGGCCGGTATGACGCGCCAGGCCGTCGACACCCTGTGCGAGGCCGGAGCGGAGGCCGAGGAGTGCTCGCTCCCGAGCGTGACGCACTGCCTCGCCGCCTACTACATCATCGCGCCCGCGGAGGCGTCCAGCAATCTGGCCCGTTACGACGGCGTTCGGTACGGCATGCGCTCGCGCGAGCACGCGGGACACATCGGCATGGCCGAGCGCACGCGCGACGAGGGCTTCGGCGACGAGGTCAAGCAGCGCATCATGATCGGCACCTACGCGCTCTCCGCCGGCTACTACGACGCCTACTACCGCCGCGCGCAGCAGGTACGCACGCTAATACGCCGCGACTTCGACCGCGCCTTCGAGCGCTACGACCTGCTGGTCACCCCGACCTCGCCCACCGTCGCCTTTCGGCTGGCCGAGCGGGCCGACGATCCGCTGGCCATGAAGCTGGCGGACATCTGCACGCTGCCAGCCAACATGGCCGGCATACCGGCGATCTCGGTGCCCTGCGGGTTCCTGGAGGGCCTTCCCCTGGGGCTGCAAATCCTCGGCAAGGCGTTCGACGAACCGACGCTGCTGCGCGCCGCGTACACCTACGAACAGGCGACCGACTGGCACCGCAGGCGGCCGCCGCTGTGAGCGGCGGCCGCCTGCGCGCGGCGAAGGGCGAGACGGAGCAAGATGCCGGAGTATGAAGCCGCCATCGGCATGGAGGTTCACGCCGAGCTCCTGACCGGGAGCAAGATGTTCTGCGGATGCCGCAACGCCTTCGGAGGCGAGCCGAACACGCGCTGTTGCCCGGTCTGCACCGGCATGCCGGGCTCCCTGCCCGTGATGAACCGCCGCGCCGTCGAGCACGTGATCCGCGCCGCGCTCGCGCTTAACTGCCGTGTGTCGCCGGACGCGCGCTTCGACCGCAAGAACTACTTCTACCCCGACCTTCCGAAGGGATTCCAGATCTCGCAGTATGAGCGCCCGATCGGAATCGAGGGCTGGCTGGGCATCGACACGGAGGCCGGGCCGAAGCGCGTGCGCATTCGCCGCGTGCATCTCGAGGAGGACACGGGCAAGCTCCTCCACCTGGCCACGGGGGAGAGCGCCGTTGACTTCAACCGCAGCGGCGTCCCGCTGATGGAGATCGTGACCGAGTTCCCGCCGGACATGCGCACCGCGGAGGAGGCGCGGGCTTACCTCACGAAACTGCGGGCGGTGCTCACCTACATCGGCGTCTCCGACGGCAAGATGGAGGAGGGCAGCCTCCGATGTGAGCCCAATCTCTCGGTGCGGCCGGTCGGCTCCGCGGGTCTGGGCACCAAGACAGAGATCAAAAACCTCAACTCGTTCCGCGCCGTATACAGGGGCATAGAGTACGAGACGGCGCGCCAGATCGGCGTCCTGCGCTCCGGCGGCGCCGTTGCCCAGGAGACACGTGGCTGGGACGACGCCAGGGGACAGACGTTCACCCAGCGGAGCAAGGAGGTCGAGCAGGAGTACCGCTATTTCCCGGAGCCTGACCTTGTACCGCTGCAGATCGATGAGGAGTGGGTCGACCGGATCCGCCGCGCCATGCCCGAGTTGCCCGATGCCGCGCGCGCGCGCTTCGTCGAGCAGTACGAGTTGCCGCCACACGCCGCCGACGCCCTCACGCAGACGCGCGCGACGGCCGACTTCTTTGAGGAGGCGGCCCTGACATCGGGTGACCCCAGGGCGGCGGCGAACTGGATGATCGGCGACCTGGCGCGCCTGCTCAACGCATCCGGCACCGAGATCACGGATTCGCGGGTGAGCCCTCGCCACCTCGCCGACATGTTGGCGCTGATGGCCGAGGGTGTCATCAGCGGCAAGATGGCGAAGGGGATCTTCGAGGAGATGTTCGCCACGGGCGTGTCGGCCCGCGCGCTTGCCGACAGGGCGGGCCCACAGGTGAGCGATACGGCGGCGATCGCGGCATGGCTGGAGGAGGCCATCGCCGCCGAACCCCGGGTGTGGCAGGAACTGTGCGGCGGTGACACCCGGAAGCAGGGGTACTTCGTGGGGCAGGTGATGAAGGCATCGCGTGGGAAGGCAAACCCGGCCGAGGTGAACCGCGTGCTTCGCGCGCGCATGGAGGGAGCTTGACGCATGCAGATCGTGCTGGAGACCGCCGCCAACGCTACGCGTGAGGCCGCCGAGGCCCTCGCCCGCAACCTGCGCGCCATGCCCTCGGAGCGCCAGGTCTGGCGAGCGCTCGACACGGGCCGCAGCGCGCTCGAGCAGGTGGCCGAGTGCGCCGTCATCAACCTGTGGATGGCGGACGTCCTGCAGGCCCGGGCCGTGCCGCCGATGGACGCAGACCGCTACGCCAGGCTGAAGGCCGAGTACGACACGGTGGAAAAGGCGCTGTTGGGGCTCGAGGCGAGCGCCGCCGCCGTCGCCGCCAGCATCGAGGTGTTCCCGGAAGAGCATCTGCGTGACACCGTGGAGATGCCCTACCGGCCCGGCGTGCAGCAGAGCTTCGCCAGCCTGCTCTTCGCCGCAGAGTGGAACATGGTGTACCATTACGGCCAGGTCGCCTTCATCCAGACGCTCTACGGCGACCAGGAGATGCACTGAGACGGCCGTGCGCGGCGAGCGCCAGCCACGGTCGCACGCGTTCGCCGTCCCCGAGACGGCAGGGAGGGAGCCATGCTGACGCGGTTCGCCGCAGTGCTCGCTTGTGCATGCCTGGGGACCGCGGCGCTCGCCGCCCCGACGCCCGCGGGTCCCGCGGATGTCAACGCCATCGCGGGCGCGGTGCTCGACCATATGTGGGTGTCGACCGATCGGCACTGGCACAAGGGCGAGTACAACCACATCGTGAACCTTTCGCGCATGATCGTTGCCGGCCGCCCGACCCAACTCGACGCTTACGGCAACGCCGGCTGGCTGCTCTGGAGCATGGACCGGGACGCGGAGGCGGTCGACCTCTACAAGCAGGGCGCGAGGGCGAACCCGAAGTCCTACTTCCTCTTCAACGAGCTCGGCTTCTACTACGCCCAGCACAAGCGTGACTTCGCCGCTGGCCTGCCCTGGTACGAGAAGGCAGCGGCAACGCCGGATTGCCCTGCGTTCGTCCTGCACATGCTGGCGCACTGCTACGAGAAGACCGGGCAGCTCCCGAAGGCACTCGCAGTGTGGACACGGGCCGCCAAAGACGCCGGGAACCCGAGCCGCGCGGCCGCGATCGTCAATCGCAACCGCGTGCAGCGCTTGGTGCGTGACAGGGGAGCCGCGCAGTAGGCGGCTCGGGAGGTCATTGCGGAGATGGGTTTGCAGCCGCTGTTGGGTCTGGTCTTCCTCGCGCTCAACATCCTGTCGTTTCTGATACTCGTCGACGTGGTGCTCTCCTGGGCGACGATGCTCGGGGGGCGCGGCGTGTCTCCCAACCACCCGTGGGTTCGGGCACTGCACCGCGTAACGACGCCCGTTCTTGAGCCGTTTCGAAAGCTGCTGCCCCCGAGCAAGCTGCAGGGTTGGGACCTCTCGCCCTTCCTGGCCATCCTGGCCATTCAGTTCGTGCAGGATCTGCTGCGGCGCGCGGCGCTGGGCTCGTAGCCCCGCGGTACGCCTCGCCAGCCGGAGGCTCGTACCGTGCGCAACTCCCCGATCGACCTGGTGAACAAGCGTTTCCCGGGCGCCCTGCGCGGGTACACGCGCGCCGCCGTGGACGACTACCTGCGCGAGGTATCGACCGACTACGAGGAGGTCGTCTCCGAGAACGCGCGGCTCCGCGAGACGATCGAGACCCTCCAACGCGAGCTAAGCGCCTTCCGAGCCGTCGAGGCCACGCTCAAGGACGCCCTGGTTCTCGCCCAGAAGGCCGCTGACGACACGCGCTCGGCTGCGCGCCGCGAGGCGGAGGCCGTGCTACGCGACGCGCGCGCCGGGGCTACGGAGGTCGTCGCTCGCGCGGAGCGACAGGCGGAGGCCGCTCACGTCCAGCGCGAGCGCTTCGTCTCGGAGTTGCGCGTTCTACTGCGTACGCACATGGAGCAAGTCGAGGCGCTTCCGCGCGAACCTGCCGCACCGCCCCCCACCCCGGTGTCTAGCGCCCGCGAACCTGCGTCCAGCACCGATGCCGAGTTGAGCCCGGGCCATGTGGGCGGCTGAGTCGCCGCCGCCAGAGCCGCCCGCGGCGTCTGTCCGATGGCATACCGCGGCGCTCCTTCTGGTGGTCGCGGCGCTCTTCGCCGGCACCTACCTCTCGGTGCGCAGTCGGGGCGCCGCGCGCACGAGCGACACTGCCCGCATGACGCTTGAGGGCCTGGCAGCGGCCCGCCAGGCCTACTGGATGAGCCACACCGGCCAGGGTGGCGCGCGGCTCGCGGCGGCGCTGAAGGCCGATGCCGTGCGCAAACTTGCGGCGCTCGCGCGCGCGGCCCCTTCACCCTCCGCCGTACGCCGGCTGGCCCTCATGCAGTACTGGGAGGGCGACTCGCGCTGGGCCGCGACGCTCCTCGGCCTGCGCGACCTCGCCCCACCTGGCCGACGCCTGGACGTGGAGCGCGAGCTTGACCTCTGGCGGCGCGTACTCACTCCGGGCGCGCTGCGTCCCAGGGACGTCGAGGATGCCGCGGCCAGGGTCGCGGGGCTGAACCTCGGCTGGTTCAAGCGAATCGCCCTGGAAGCCCTCTACCGCAACGCCGGCGAGAACGAGGCCGCCCGTCGCGAGTCCGAGGCCGCCCAGCGCACCACGGCCGCCTTCGCCTACCTGAACATGGTCGGCCTGCTGGCGCTTGGCCTTGGCGCCGTCCTTCTGTTGATGGCTGCAAGGCGAGTGATGGCGGCGCTGCGCGAGCCTGGTGGCCTGCGCTGGCTTCTCCCGGCGCTGCCGCCTCCCCTGCCCCGCGTCCAGGCCGACCGGCTCTACCTCGTGTTCCTGGCCTACCTGGGGACGATGGCCGCGGCACGGTTCGGCCTCTTCGGGGTCGCTCGCGCCCTCGTCCACCGTGGCGGCCCGCCATCGCCGGCGGCCGGAGCCGCCATCTCGCTGGCCGTCGGCCTGGTCGCCGTCGGCATACCGACGCTCATGCTGCTCTGGTTCGGCCGGCGCGGCGGGCCCGGCTTCGTGGCCATCGGCATCCGCCGCGTCGCGTGGCTGCGCGAATCGGCCTGGGGCCTCCTGGGCTACATCACGGCCACTCCGCTCCTGGCGCTTGCCGTGGCGGTCTCGGCGTGGGCCTTCCGCAACGTGTCCACCCCGATGAACCCGGCGGCGGCGCAGTTTGCCGCCTCGGGAAACCACTGGTGGCAAGGGGTGCTCCTTTTGCATGCCGTTCTCGTCGCTCCGGTCTCCGAGGAGGTGATGTTCCGCGGCGTGTTCTATCGCGCGCTCCAGCCGCGCCTCGGCGTCGGCGGCGCGGCCCTGGTATCGGCCGCCGTGTTCGCCGTGCTGCATCCGCAACTCCCCATCGGCTTCGCGGGCATATTCGTCCTCGGCCTGGCGTTCACGGCGCTCTACCTGTTACGCGGCTCGCTGCTCTCGGCGATCGTCGCGCACGCGCTCAACAACGGCGTCATCTTCATCTCGCTAGCGCTGCTGATGGGGACATAGCGCGATGGCGGACGCGACGCTGACGGTGCGCGTGACGCCTCGGGCCGCTCGCGCCGGCGTGGTCCGCGTGGCCGACGGGGTCGTGTACCTTCGGGTGACCGCGCCGCCGGTCGAGGGTGCGGCCAACGCCGCCACAATCGCGCTGCTTGCCGAGGCGCTCGACGTGTCCAGGTCGCGAGTCGCGCTCACCTCGGGCGCCTCTGGCCGCCTGAAGCGCGTCACCATCCAAGGCATGGCGGCGGTGGACGCCCTGGACTGCCTGGCGCGTGCGGCAGGGCCGAGGTGATCGCAGCCCACCTGCCGTGGCCGGCATCGGGCCTCCTGGCCCTGGCGTCGGGGTCACGGGTCCTCGTGGTGGCTTGGCTCGTCGCGCTCCTCTTCCTCCCTGCGCTCTCGCGGGCGGCGGCGCGCCATGCCGGCCGCTGGGTTGGCCGCCGCCTGCTGCCGCGGCCGCCGCGTCGGCGCTCCGAGGCGAACCCGCAAGGCGCCAAACCGGAGGAGACGACGCACCCGCAGCAGTCCAGAGCGGCAGTCCACTGGCTCGCGGGCGCGGTTGCCGCCGGCGCCGGGGCTATGCTATTATGGTGGCTGCTGCACGCGCGCTGACGCGGCGCCCCCGGGATCGCGCGCGCCCCCCGCGCGACGGCGCGGAGCACAAGGAGCCCGTCACATGGCACAGGTCAAAGTCTACGTGACCCTAAAGCCCACACTTCTCGACGCGCAGGGACGGGCCGTGCAGAGCGGCCTGAAGGCGCTCGGCTACGACTCGGTCCAGCAAGTGCGGGTCGGCAAGTACATTGAGATGGAGGTTGCGGGCGACCAGGCGGCGGTCGACCGCGAGGTGCGCGAGATGTGCGATCGGCTCCTCGCCAATCCGGTCATCGAGAACTACCGCTACGAGGTGATTGAGTGAAGTTCGGGGTCGTCCGATTTCCGGGCTCCAACTGCGACCAGGACGCCTTCCACGTGCTGCGCGATGTCGTGCGCCAACCCGTGGACTATGTGTGGCACCAGGAGGCCGCGCTCAAGGGCTACGACTGCATCGTGCTGCCCGGCGGCTTTTCCTATGGCGACTACCTTCGCACAGGAGCGCTGGCGCGACTCTCGCCCGTGATGGATGCCGTCGCCAAGCACGCGGAGCGCGGCCGGCCGGTCATCGGCATCTGCAACGGGTTTCAGGTGCTCTGTGAGGCGCATCTGCTTCCGGGGGCGCTCGTCCGCAACGTGCGCCGCAAGTTCGTCTGCCGGACCGTGCACCTGCGCACGGAGAACGCCGGTACGCCGTGGACGTGCGCCCTACGCGACGCACAGGTGCTGCGCGTGCCGATCGCGCACGGCGAAGGCTGCTACGTGGCCGATGATGACACGCTGGCCGAGCTCAGCGCGGCGCGGCGCGTCGTATTTCGCTACTGCGATGCGTCGGGACGGACGACGCCGGAGAGCAACCCGAACGGGTCGCTGAACGGCATAGCGGCGATCGCGAACGAAGGCTTCAACGTCCTGGGCATGATGCCGCATCCGGAGCGCGCCTCGGAGAAGGTCCTCGGGTCGGCGGACGGCCGAGGCATATTTGAGAGCATCGTGCGTCACCTGCTGACTGCCTGATCGCTTGTCGGCTTTTTGACGCCCGAAGCGTTCTGTGGTATAATCTGGCGGCTTTCGTTGCCCAAGAGTTCGTCGAGCACTGGTGTCCTTCGGGGCATCAGTGCTTCTTTGCATCATGGACGCAGCGGTGCGACGGGGGAGATTCGAATGTCCAACGACACGGAAATCGTCATGACGTCTTCGGGCTACCAGCGCATCGAGAGGGAACTCGAGCGACTGCGGACCGTAGAGCGTCGGGGAGTCGCCGAACGCATCCGGGAGTCCAAGCAGTTCGGTGAGTTCGCCGAGAACGCCGAATACGAAGAGGCGAAGATCGAACAGGCGTTCGTCGAGGGCCGCATCCGCGACCTGCGTCGCATCCTGCAGCATGCCCAGGTGCTCGACCAGGCAGAGATACCCACGGACCACATCGGCGTCGGCTCCGTCGTGACCGTGGTAGACGATGAGTTGGGGGAGGAGTGGCAGTTCACACTGGTGGGCTCCGTCGAGTCCGATCCCGACAACGACCGGATCTCGGACGAGTCGCCTATCGGGCAGGCGCTGCTCGGCAAGCGCGCCGGCGACCAGGTCGACGTCGCCGTGCCAGACGGCCGGATCCGCTACACGATCAAGAGTATCGGCAAATGAGGGAGGGACAGGACGACCGAGATCGGCGTCTGGCCCGGCTACGGGCGCTGCGCGATGACGGCCGCGATCCCTACCTGATCGAGCGCTACGCGAGAACCCATCGCGCGGCCGTCGTCGTCGAGAGGTTCGCCGAGGTGGAGGGCGCGCCCGTCTCGCTGGCCGGCCGCGTGGTCTCCTGCCGAGTCATGGGCAGAGCGGCGTTCGCCGACCTGCAGGACGAGACCGGTCGCGTACAGCTCTACGCGCGGCGCGACGACCTCGGCCAGGGCCCCTACGACGAGTTCCGAAGCCTGGACATCGGCGACATCGTCGGCGTGGA
It encodes the following:
- the gatC gene encoding Asp-tRNA(Asn)/Glu-tRNA(Gln) amidotransferase subunit GatC, producing the protein MALTPDDVRKVALLARLELDDDEIERQSRRINELMARFEALQQIDVTGVEPTFQSVPMCNVLREDEPRPSLHREELLANAPESRDGLFIVPRILGD
- the gatA gene encoding Asp-tRNA(Asn)/Glu-tRNA(Gln) amidotransferase subunit GatA encodes the protein MADLHNLTARALGALIAGRQVSAREAAEAFLARIEVADPGIHAFLTVTREHALADAAAIDARLKAGERPGPLAGVPVALKDVLCTRGIRTTCGSRILERFVPPYDATVAARLAAVGTILLGKANCDEFAMGSSTENSAFGPTRNPWDPERVPGGSSGGSAAAVAAREAPIALGTDTGGSIRQPAALCGVVGLKPTYGRVSRWGLVAYASSLDQVGPLTRTVEDAALTLNAIAGRDPLDSTSADLPVPDYTQACRAEVRGLRLGVPSEFLGGEVDPTVAGMTRQAVDTLCEAGAEAEECSLPSVTHCLAAYYIIAPAEASSNLARYDGVRYGMRSREHAGHIGMAERTRDEGFGDEVKQRIMIGTYALSAGYYDAYYRRAQQVRTLIRRDFDRAFERYDLLVTPTSPTVAFRLAERADDPLAMKLADICTLPANMAGIPAISVPCGFLEGLPLGLQILGKAFDEPTLLRAAYTYEQATDWHRRRPPL
- the gatB gene encoding Asp-tRNA(Asn)/Glu-tRNA(Gln) amidotransferase subunit GatB, with the protein product MPEYEAAIGMEVHAELLTGSKMFCGCRNAFGGEPNTRCCPVCTGMPGSLPVMNRRAVEHVIRAALALNCRVSPDARFDRKNYFYPDLPKGFQISQYERPIGIEGWLGIDTEAGPKRVRIRRVHLEEDTGKLLHLATGESAVDFNRSGVPLMEIVTEFPPDMRTAEEARAYLTKLRAVLTYIGVSDGKMEEGSLRCEPNLSVRPVGSAGLGTKTEIKNLNSFRAVYRGIEYETARQIGVLRSGGAVAQETRGWDDARGQTFTQRSKEVEQEYRYFPEPDLVPLQIDEEWVDRIRRAMPELPDAARARFVEQYELPPHAADALTQTRATADFFEEAALTSGDPRAAANWMIGDLARLLNASGTEITDSRVSPRHLADMLALMAEGVISGKMAKGIFEEMFATGVSARALADRAGPQVSDTAAIAAWLEEAIAAEPRVWQELCGGDTRKQGYFVGQVMKASRGKANPAEVNRVLRARMEGA
- a CDS encoding YggT family protein, with translation MGLQPLLGLVFLALNILSFLILVDVVLSWATMLGGRGVSPNHPWVRALHRVTTPVLEPFRKLLPPSKLQGWDLSPFLAILAIQFVQDLLRRAALGS
- a CDS encoding DivIVA domain-containing protein encodes the protein MRNSPIDLVNKRFPGALRGYTRAAVDDYLREVSTDYEEVVSENARLRETIETLQRELSAFRAVEATLKDALVLAQKAADDTRSAARREAEAVLRDARAGATEVVARAERQAEAAHVQRERFVSELRVLLRTHMEQVEALPREPAAPPPTPVSSAREPASSTDAELSPGHVGG
- a CDS encoding CPBP family intramembrane metalloprotease: MWAAESPPPEPPAASVRWHTAALLLVVAALFAGTYLSVRSRGAARTSDTARMTLEGLAAARQAYWMSHTGQGGARLAAALKADAVRKLAALARAAPSPSAVRRLALMQYWEGDSRWAATLLGLRDLAPPGRRLDVERELDLWRRVLTPGALRPRDVEDAAARVAGLNLGWFKRIALEALYRNAGENEAARRESEAAQRTTAAFAYLNMVGLLALGLGAVLLLMAARRVMAALREPGGLRWLLPALPPPLPRVQADRLYLVFLAYLGTMAAARFGLFGVARALVHRGGPPSPAAGAAISLAVGLVAVGIPTLMLLWFGRRGGPGFVAIGIRRVAWLRESAWGLLGYITATPLLALAVAVSAWAFRNVSTPMNPAAAQFAASGNHWWQGVLLLHAVLVAPVSEEVMFRGVFYRALQPRLGVGGAALVSAAVFAVLHPQLPIGFAGIFVLGLAFTALYLLRGSLLSAIVAHALNNGVIFISLALLMGT
- a CDS encoding DUF167 domain-containing protein, which encodes MADATLTVRVTPRAARAGVVRVADGVVYLRVTAPPVEGAANAATIALLAEALDVSRSRVALTSGASGRLKRVTIQGMAAVDALDCLARAAGPR
- the purS gene encoding phosphoribosylformylglycinamidine synthase subunit PurS; translation: MAQVKVYVTLKPTLLDAQGRAVQSGLKALGYDSVQQVRVGKYIEMEVAGDQAAVDREVREMCDRLLANPVIENYRYEVIE
- the purQ gene encoding phosphoribosylformylglycinamidine synthase subunit PurQ → MKFGVVRFPGSNCDQDAFHVLRDVVRQPVDYVWHQEAALKGYDCIVLPGGFSYGDYLRTGALARLSPVMDAVAKHAERGRPVIGICNGFQVLCEAHLLPGALVRNVRRKFVCRTVHLRTENAGTPWTCALRDAQVLRVPIAHGEGCYVADDDTLAELSAARRVVFRYCDASGRTTPESNPNGSLNGIAAIANEGFNVLGMMPHPERASEKVLGSADGRGIFESIVRHLLTA
- the greA gene encoding transcription elongation factor GreA, with product MSNDTEIVMTSSGYQRIERELERLRTVERRGVAERIRESKQFGEFAENAEYEEAKIEQAFVEGRIRDLRRILQHAQVLDQAEIPTDHIGVGSVVTVVDDELGEEWQFTLVGSVESDPDNDRISDESPIGQALLGKRAGDQVDVAVPDGRIRYTIKSIGK